The Oncorhynchus tshawytscha isolate Ot180627B linkage group LG18, Otsh_v2.0, whole genome shotgun sequence genome has a window encoding:
- the LOC112217924 gene encoding synaptotagmin-14 isoform X3, producing MPPSFKHKNNLSPIFTPSLWFHLEQNIMAVDGGGGRSCGVHELICARRVSPELLGVLSSIAAFVALMALFFLYVSNKLSVESASELPCLDDYRPNQQEQSCPERGSEEDSEEDRPGGHSKPSAQHRASVWDNRHKHTSDHSSEASAGQANSIQRMRRGSPLNELQPPPYQDENSPVRVSRSRSGAGGLGESSPDVNGTQRSSEASVDPDTESYLNKGYDEDVPSDSTAVLGPEDGSTSHLHVGYEPEPLAKFGTLDVAFEYDSGEQRLAVTVTAATDIPALKQTGNIAWQVHLVLLPTKKQRAKTGVQRGPCPMFTETFRFTRVEQGALADHAVRFRLYSVRRMKKEKVLGEKVFYLTKLNLQGKMALPVTLEPGTALTGCGSLVSVSRSVAALSYRSTWDSTPEILLGLIYNSTTGRLSAEVIRGRQFNNTASDKPPNGLFCCIKQLIGGQLYIMRDTYVKLTMLDSKGKEMSRCKTSVCRGQPNPTYKETFVFQVALFQLSEVSLVVSVYSRRSSMKAREKVGWLSLGLNSTGEEQQAHWSQMKEAEGQQVCHWHTLLES from the exons ATGCCCCCTTCCTTCAAACACAAGAATAACCTCTCCCCAATTTTTACCCCCTCGCTTTGGTTCCATCTGGAACAGAACATAATGGCGGTTGATG gtggtggagggaggagctGTGGCGTGCATGAGCTCATCTGTGCCAGAAGAG tgtctcCAGAGCTGCTAGGAGTCCTATCCTCCATTGCGGCATTCGTGGCCTTGATGGCTCTATTTTTTCTTTACGTCAGCAACAAGCTGTCAGTGGAGAGTGCCAGCGAGCTGCCATGCCTCGACGACTATAGGCCCAACCAGCAAG AGCAGAGCTGCCCAGAGCGTGGCTCTGAGGAGGACAGTGAAGAGGACAGGCCAGGGGGACACTCTAAACCCTCAGCCCAGCACAGAGCCTCAGTCTGGGACAACCGACACAAACACACCAGCGACCACAGCAGTGAGGCCTCCGCCGGACAAG CCAACAGCATCCAGCGGATGAGACGAGGCTCTCCCCTCAACGAGCTCCAGCCACCCCCGTATCAGGACGAGAATAGTCCGGTCCGGGTGTCTCGCTCGCGTTCTGGGGCGGGGGGTCTGGGGGAGTCGTCCCCAGACGTTAATGGTACACAGCGCTCCAGTGAGGCCAGCGTTGACCCGGACACTGAGAGTTACCTCAACAAGGGCTATGATGAGGATGTACCTAGTGACAGCACTGCCGTCCTGGGACCAGAG GATGGTTCAACCTCCCATCTTCACGTAGGTTATGAGCCGGAGCCGCTGGCCAAGTTTGGCACACTGGACGTGGCCTTCGAGTACGACTCGGGCGAGCAACGCCTTGCCGTCACTGTCACCGCAGCAACCGACATCCCCGCActcaaacagacagggaacaTTGCGTGGCAG GTGCACCTGGTGCTGCTGCCCACTAAGAAGCAACGGGCCAAGACGGGGGTGCAGAGGGGGCCATGTCCCATGTTCACAGAGACCTTCCGCTTCACCCGGGTGGAGCAGGGGGCGCTGGCGGACCACGCCGTCAGGTTCCGTCTCTACAGCGTTAGGAGGATGAAGAAGGAGAAGGTGCTGGGAGAGAAGGTGTTCTACTTGACCAAACTCAACCTGCAGGGCAAGATGGCGCTGCCCGTTACACTGGAGCCTGGCACAGCACTAACG GGCTGTGGGTCGTTGGTGAGTGTGTCTCGCAGCGTGGCAGCTTTGTCCTACCGCTCTACATGGGACTCCACACCAGAGATCTTGCTGGGCCTCATCTATAACTCCACCACTGGCAGGCTCTCTGCAGAGGTCATCCGGGGCAGACAGTTCAACAACACAGCCTCAGACAAACCTCCCA ACGGTCTGTTTTGTTGTATAAAACAGCTAATAGGGGGACAACTTTATATCATGAGAG ACACCTACGTAAAGCTGACTATGCTGGACTCCAAGGGCAAGGAGATGTCCAGGTGCAAGACGTCGGTGTGCCGCGGTCAGCCCAACCCCACCTACAAGGAGACCTTTGTCTTTCag GTGGCCCTCTTCCAGCTCTCCGAGGTTTCCCTGGTGGTGTCGGTGTACAGCCGAAGGAGCAGCATGAAGGCCAGGGAGAAGGTGGGCTGGCTGTCCCTGGGGCTcaacagcactggagaggagcAGCAGGCACACTGGAGCCAGATGAAGGAGGCCGAGGGACAGCAGGTGTGCCATTGGCACACGCTCTTGGAATCTTGA
- the LOC112217924 gene encoding synaptotagmin-14 isoform X1 — translation MAFFKSFGQNLPSVNISSILDSVSSRVDDLASAVSDATYSVSDQLTELSDQVIKKVQTEEEEAAEATEGAQDSKEGKAQEGIADSFRSKIKRQASEACSSLADYSSNLSQSNDSKNNQSSDVTAEDYVPAQLEWVWKDGGWRVVKPGESSAEDKEKEEKRKEEEKTKKEEKEKRKAEKDKKKEERLKQEEEKKNSHQETIEEEPEDKETSSLPKETHTASQNKEGQKEDKSNGVHQSDDHSDPPQSLCPEEESRASQKKNKGKAEEEEENEMSPEGDGETEPAMSPASEKNKKKSDKKKEKKESKKTNKEDKEQSCPERGSEEDSEEDRPGGHSKPSAQHRASVWDNRHKHTSDHSSEASAGQANSIQRMRRGSPLNELQPPPYQDENSPVRVSRSRSGAGGLGESSPDVNGTQRSSEASVDPDTESYLNKGYDEDVPSDSTAVLGPEDGSTSHLHVGYEPEPLAKFGTLDVAFEYDSGEQRLAVTVTAATDIPALKQTGNIAWQVHLVLLPTKKQRAKTGVQRGPCPMFTETFRFTRVEQGALADHAVRFRLYSVRRMKKEKVLGEKVFYLTKLNLQGKMALPVTLEPGTALTGCGSLVSVSRSVAALSYRSTWDSTPEILLGLIYNSTTGRLSAEVIRGRQFNNTASDKPPNGLFCCIKQLIGGQLYIMRDTYVKLTMLDSKGKEMSRCKTSVCRGQPNPTYKETFVFQVALFQLSEVSLVVSVYSRRSSMKAREKVGWLSLGLNSTGEEQQAHWSQMKEAEGQQVCHWHTLLES, via the exons ATGGCGTTCTTCAAGAGCTTTGGGCAGAACCTACCATCTGTAAACATCTCCTCCATCTTGGATTCAGTCAGCAGCAGAGTGGACGACCTAGCCAGTGCTGTCAGTGATGCCACCTACAGCGTCAGTGACCAGCTGACCGAGCTCAGCGACCAGGTCATCAAGAAGGTgcagacggaggaggaggaggctgcaGAAGCGACAGAGGGGGCCCAGGACAGCAAGGAAGGAAAGGCCCAGGAAGGGATAGCAGACTCATTCAGGAGCAAAATCAAGAGGCAGGCTTCTGAGGCCTGCTCAAGCTTGGCAGACTACAgctccaacctcagccaatccAATGACTCGAAGAATAACCAATCAAGTGACGTGACAGCAGAGGACTATGTTCCAGCCCAATTGGAATGGGTGTGGAAAGATGGAGGCTGGCGAGTGGTAAAACCAGGGGAGAGTTCTGCAGAGGACAAGGAAAAGGAGGAGAAAAGGAAGGAGGAAGAAAAGAcgaagaaagaggagaaggagaagagaaaggcagagaaagacaagaagaaggaggagaggctgaaacaggaggaagagaagaaaaaTAGCCATCAAGAGACCATTGAGGAAGAGCCTGAAGATAAAGAAACCAGCTCATTGCCGAAAGAGACCCACACTGCTAGTCAGAACAAAGAGGGCCAGAAAGAGGACAAATCCAATGGGGTCCACCAGAGTGACGACCATAGTGATCCACCGCAATCTCTTTGCCCTGAGGAAGAGTCGAGAGCATCCCAAAAGAAAAACAAGGGGAAagctgaagaggaggaagagaatgagATGAGTcccgagggagatggagagactgaACCTGCTATGTCTCCCGCTTCtgagaaaaataagaaaaagagtgacaagaagaaagagaagaaagagagcaaGAAGACAAATAAAGAGGATAAAG AGCAGAGCTGCCCAGAGCGTGGCTCTGAGGAGGACAGTGAAGAGGACAGGCCAGGGGGACACTCTAAACCCTCAGCCCAGCACAGAGCCTCAGTCTGGGACAACCGACACAAACACACCAGCGACCACAGCAGTGAGGCCTCCGCCGGACAAG CCAACAGCATCCAGCGGATGAGACGAGGCTCTCCCCTCAACGAGCTCCAGCCACCCCCGTATCAGGACGAGAATAGTCCGGTCCGGGTGTCTCGCTCGCGTTCTGGGGCGGGGGGTCTGGGGGAGTCGTCCCCAGACGTTAATGGTACACAGCGCTCCAGTGAGGCCAGCGTTGACCCGGACACTGAGAGTTACCTCAACAAGGGCTATGATGAGGATGTACCTAGTGACAGCACTGCCGTCCTGGGACCAGAG GATGGTTCAACCTCCCATCTTCACGTAGGTTATGAGCCGGAGCCGCTGGCCAAGTTTGGCACACTGGACGTGGCCTTCGAGTACGACTCGGGCGAGCAACGCCTTGCCGTCACTGTCACCGCAGCAACCGACATCCCCGCActcaaacagacagggaacaTTGCGTGGCAG GTGCACCTGGTGCTGCTGCCCACTAAGAAGCAACGGGCCAAGACGGGGGTGCAGAGGGGGCCATGTCCCATGTTCACAGAGACCTTCCGCTTCACCCGGGTGGAGCAGGGGGCGCTGGCGGACCACGCCGTCAGGTTCCGTCTCTACAGCGTTAGGAGGATGAAGAAGGAGAAGGTGCTGGGAGAGAAGGTGTTCTACTTGACCAAACTCAACCTGCAGGGCAAGATGGCGCTGCCCGTTACACTGGAGCCTGGCACAGCACTAACG GGCTGTGGGTCGTTGGTGAGTGTGTCTCGCAGCGTGGCAGCTTTGTCCTACCGCTCTACATGGGACTCCACACCAGAGATCTTGCTGGGCCTCATCTATAACTCCACCACTGGCAGGCTCTCTGCAGAGGTCATCCGGGGCAGACAGTTCAACAACACAGCCTCAGACAAACCTCCCA ACGGTCTGTTTTGTTGTATAAAACAGCTAATAGGGGGACAACTTTATATCATGAGAG ACACCTACGTAAAGCTGACTATGCTGGACTCCAAGGGCAAGGAGATGTCCAGGTGCAAGACGTCGGTGTGCCGCGGTCAGCCCAACCCCACCTACAAGGAGACCTTTGTCTTTCag GTGGCCCTCTTCCAGCTCTCCGAGGTTTCCCTGGTGGTGTCGGTGTACAGCCGAAGGAGCAGCATGAAGGCCAGGGAGAAGGTGGGCTGGCTGTCCCTGGGGCTcaacagcactggagaggagcAGCAGGCACACTGGAGCCAGATGAAGGAGGCCGAGGGACAGCAGGTGTGCCATTGGCACACGCTCTTGGAATCTTGA
- the LOC112217924 gene encoding synaptotagmin-14 isoform X2: protein MAFFKSFGQNLPSVNISSILDSVSSRVDDLASAVSDATYSVSDQLTELSDQVIKKVQTEEEEAAEATEGAQDSKEGKAQEGIADSFRSKIKRQASEACSSLADYSSNLSQSNDSKNNQSSDVTAEDYVPAQLEWVWKDGGWRVVKPGESSAEDKEKEEKRKEEEKTKKEEKEKRKAEKDKKKEERLKQEEEKKNSHQETIEEEPEDKETSSLPKETHTASQNKEGQKEDKSNGVHQSDDHSDPPQSLCPEEESRASQKKNKGKAEEEEENEMSPEGDGETEPAMSPASEKNKKKSDKKKEKKESKKTNKEDKEQSCPERGSEEDSEEDRPGGHSKPSAQHRASVWDNRHKHTSDHSSEASAGQANSIQRMRRGSPLNELQPPPYQDENSPVRVSRSRSGAGGLGESSPDVNGTQRSSEASVDPDTESYLNKGYDEDVPSDSTAVLGPEDGSTSHLHVGYEPEPLAKFGTLDVAFEYDSGEQRLAVTVTAATDIPALKQTGNIAWQVHLVLLPTKKQRAKTGVQRGPCPMFTETFRFTRVEQGALADHAVRFRLYSVRRMKKEKVLGEKVFYLTKLNLQGKMALPVTLEPGTALTGCGSLVSVSRSVAALSYRSTWDSTPEILLGLIYNSTTGRLSAEVIRGRQFNNTASDKPPNTYVKLTMLDSKGKEMSRCKTSVCRGQPNPTYKETFVFQVALFQLSEVSLVVSVYSRRSSMKAREKVGWLSLGLNSTGEEQQAHWSQMKEAEGQQVCHWHTLLES, encoded by the exons ATGGCGTTCTTCAAGAGCTTTGGGCAGAACCTACCATCTGTAAACATCTCCTCCATCTTGGATTCAGTCAGCAGCAGAGTGGACGACCTAGCCAGTGCTGTCAGTGATGCCACCTACAGCGTCAGTGACCAGCTGACCGAGCTCAGCGACCAGGTCATCAAGAAGGTgcagacggaggaggaggaggctgcaGAAGCGACAGAGGGGGCCCAGGACAGCAAGGAAGGAAAGGCCCAGGAAGGGATAGCAGACTCATTCAGGAGCAAAATCAAGAGGCAGGCTTCTGAGGCCTGCTCAAGCTTGGCAGACTACAgctccaacctcagccaatccAATGACTCGAAGAATAACCAATCAAGTGACGTGACAGCAGAGGACTATGTTCCAGCCCAATTGGAATGGGTGTGGAAAGATGGAGGCTGGCGAGTGGTAAAACCAGGGGAGAGTTCTGCAGAGGACAAGGAAAAGGAGGAGAAAAGGAAGGAGGAAGAAAAGAcgaagaaagaggagaaggagaagagaaaggcagagaaagacaagaagaaggaggagaggctgaaacaggaggaagagaagaaaaaTAGCCATCAAGAGACCATTGAGGAAGAGCCTGAAGATAAAGAAACCAGCTCATTGCCGAAAGAGACCCACACTGCTAGTCAGAACAAAGAGGGCCAGAAAGAGGACAAATCCAATGGGGTCCACCAGAGTGACGACCATAGTGATCCACCGCAATCTCTTTGCCCTGAGGAAGAGTCGAGAGCATCCCAAAAGAAAAACAAGGGGAAagctgaagaggaggaagagaatgagATGAGTcccgagggagatggagagactgaACCTGCTATGTCTCCCGCTTCtgagaaaaataagaaaaagagtgacaagaagaaagagaagaaagagagcaaGAAGACAAATAAAGAGGATAAAG AGCAGAGCTGCCCAGAGCGTGGCTCTGAGGAGGACAGTGAAGAGGACAGGCCAGGGGGACACTCTAAACCCTCAGCCCAGCACAGAGCCTCAGTCTGGGACAACCGACACAAACACACCAGCGACCACAGCAGTGAGGCCTCCGCCGGACAAG CCAACAGCATCCAGCGGATGAGACGAGGCTCTCCCCTCAACGAGCTCCAGCCACCCCCGTATCAGGACGAGAATAGTCCGGTCCGGGTGTCTCGCTCGCGTTCTGGGGCGGGGGGTCTGGGGGAGTCGTCCCCAGACGTTAATGGTACACAGCGCTCCAGTGAGGCCAGCGTTGACCCGGACACTGAGAGTTACCTCAACAAGGGCTATGATGAGGATGTACCTAGTGACAGCACTGCCGTCCTGGGACCAGAG GATGGTTCAACCTCCCATCTTCACGTAGGTTATGAGCCGGAGCCGCTGGCCAAGTTTGGCACACTGGACGTGGCCTTCGAGTACGACTCGGGCGAGCAACGCCTTGCCGTCACTGTCACCGCAGCAACCGACATCCCCGCActcaaacagacagggaacaTTGCGTGGCAG GTGCACCTGGTGCTGCTGCCCACTAAGAAGCAACGGGCCAAGACGGGGGTGCAGAGGGGGCCATGTCCCATGTTCACAGAGACCTTCCGCTTCACCCGGGTGGAGCAGGGGGCGCTGGCGGACCACGCCGTCAGGTTCCGTCTCTACAGCGTTAGGAGGATGAAGAAGGAGAAGGTGCTGGGAGAGAAGGTGTTCTACTTGACCAAACTCAACCTGCAGGGCAAGATGGCGCTGCCCGTTACACTGGAGCCTGGCACAGCACTAACG GGCTGTGGGTCGTTGGTGAGTGTGTCTCGCAGCGTGGCAGCTTTGTCCTACCGCTCTACATGGGACTCCACACCAGAGATCTTGCTGGGCCTCATCTATAACTCCACCACTGGCAGGCTCTCTGCAGAGGTCATCCGGGGCAGACAGTTCAACAACACAGCCTCAGACAAACCTCCCA ACACCTACGTAAAGCTGACTATGCTGGACTCCAAGGGCAAGGAGATGTCCAGGTGCAAGACGTCGGTGTGCCGCGGTCAGCCCAACCCCACCTACAAGGAGACCTTTGTCTTTCag GTGGCCCTCTTCCAGCTCTCCGAGGTTTCCCTGGTGGTGTCGGTGTACAGCCGAAGGAGCAGCATGAAGGCCAGGGAGAAGGTGGGCTGGCTGTCCCTGGGGCTcaacagcactggagaggagcAGCAGGCACACTGGAGCCAGATGAAGGAGGCCGAGGGACAGCAGGTGTGCCATTGGCACACGCTCTTGGAATCTTGA